One window of the Zea mays cultivar B73 chromosome 3, Zm-B73-REFERENCE-NAM-5.0, whole genome shotgun sequence genome contains the following:
- the LOC100274120 gene encoding Purple acid phosphatase 2-like precursor, with protein sequence MGRHGVDQIGAVAAFVWVTLLPLLLVCVVWPGAQAGHTSEYRRQLGSAIDMPLDADVFRPPPGYNAPEQVHITQGNHDGTAMIISWVTTSEPGSSTVIYGTSEDNLNYTANGKHTQYTFYNYTSGYIHHCTIKKLEFDTKYYYAVGIGQTVRKFWFLTPPKSGPDVPYTLGLIGDLGQSFDSNVTLTHYESNAKAQAVLFVGDLSYADNYPYHDNVRWDTWARFVERSVAYQPWIWTAGNHEIDFAPELGETKPFKPFSHRYPTPYKASGSTAPYWYSIKRASAYIIVLASYSAYGKYTPQYKWLEAEFPKVNRSETPWLVVLMHAPWYNSYNYHYMEGETMRVMYEPWFVKYKVDVVFAGHVHAYERTHRISNVAYNVVNGLCTPIPDQSAPVYITIGDGGNQEGLATNMSQPQPSYSAFREASFGHAILDIKNRTHAYYTWHRNQDGSAVAADSMWFTNRYWEPTDDSADDFQ encoded by the exons ATGGGGCGGCACGGCGTGGACCAGATCGGCGCTGTGGCAGCGTTCGTCTGGGTCACCCTCCTTcccttgctgcttgtgtgcgtcgtGTGGCCGGGCGCCCAGGCCGGCCATACAAGCGAGTACCGGCGCCAACTCGGCTCCGCCATCGACATGCCACTCGACGCCGATGTCTTCCGCCCTCCCCCGGGCTACAATGCGCCCGAGCAG GTTCACATCACACAAGGCAATCATGATGGCACAGCCATGATAATCTCATGGGTGACAACAAGTGAGCCTGGCTCGAGTACTGTGATCTACGGGACTTCAGAGGATAACCTCAACTATACTGCAAATGGGAAGCATACTCAGTATACTTTCTACAACTACACCTCAGGATACATTCATCATTGCACAATAAAAAAGTTGGAG TTTGACACAAAGTATTACTATGCTGTTGGGATTGGACAAACGGTGAGGAAGTTTTGGTTTTTGACCCCTCCAAAAAGCGGCCCAGATGTTCCATATACACTCGGTCTCATAG GTGATCTTGGTCAGAGCTTTGATTCCAATGTTACGCTCACCCATTATGAGTCCAATGCAAAAGCACAAGCAGTTctttttgttggggacttgtcataTGCAGATAACTACCCATATCATGATAATGTGAGATGGGATACTTGGGCAAGATTTGTAGAAAGGAGCGTTGCGTACCAGCCTTGGATCTGGACTGCTGGAAATCATGAGATAGATTTCGCTCCTGAACTT GGTGAAACAAAGCCATTCAAGCCATTCAGCCATAGGTATCCCACACCCTACAAGGCTTCTGGTAGCACGGCACCTTATTGGTATTCCATCAAAAGGGCCTCTGCCTACATTATTGTCTTGGCATCGTACTCAGCATACG GAAAATACACTCCTCAGTACAAGTGGCTTGAAGCTGAATTTCCCAAGGTCAACAGGAGCGAAACGCCATGGTTGGTTGTCCTCATGCATGCTCCATGGTACAATAGCTATAACTATCACTACATGGAAGGTGAAACCATGAGGGTGATGTATGAGCCATGGTTCGTGAAGTACAAAGTTGACGTTGTGTTTGCAGGACATGTCCACGCCTACGAACGCACA CACAGGATATCGAATGTCGCATACAATGTTGTGAATGGCCTGTGCACTCCAATCCCTGATCAATCGGCCCCAGTTTACATCACCATCGGTGATGGAGGGAACCAGGAAGGATTGGCTACCAA CATGTCGCAGCCGCAGCCGAGCTACTCGGCCTTCAGGGAGGCGAGCTTCGGGCACGCCATCCTGGACATCAAGAACCGGACACACGCGTACTACACGTGGCACCGCAACCAGGACGGGAGCGCGGTGGCCGCCGACTCCATGTGGTTTACCAATCGGTACTGGGAACCGACGGACGATTCGGCCGACGATTTCCAATGA